In the Phyllopteryx taeniolatus isolate TA_2022b chromosome 1, UOR_Ptae_1.2, whole genome shotgun sequence genome, gtttgcattggcttgtgccccccatagagcTCCATTGTTGAcagtaatgaataaaaaatcaatttaatgatttaaaaaaatatctattcaATCAGAAAGGAGAGTACACTGACACTTTTAGGTTTGCGTGTTTTTGTCTACAGGTTTTCCCTGCGAGGCCAAAAGTATGTTTGCTCCTGTCTCGATACCATAAAATGCATAAATCCACATCGGCTGGGAGCATTTTGCCTCCGATCTTTTCTCGTAATTAATCTGCCACAatgtgtgttgaatgaatctttcTCATCTTTATTCATTCTGCCATGGTCGCTGTCTGCCATTAACATCCGTGCAAATCCTTAGGCACTGCCATCCTTCCAGGGAGATCTCATTGGAGGGCTTTGTGCATCTGTTATTAGCTGCAGGACTTGGTAGCTACTGTACAACTGCGACTATGCACTCAAAAAGGCATTGACCATAAATGAAGGTTAAACattgtgaatttttatttttaagtaaatgCAGTGTTGCTGTATCGCAGCTCTtatcagaataaagtaagtTTGTAGTATGATGTTGTGATTCAAATCCGCAAATTCTGATTtggcgtttatttttttttgggacagacTCGAATGCCAATTCTAGTGTCCACCAATTTGTCCAATAGCCCACTACATTCCCAGTAGTAATGAGCTACTGGGAATGTTTTGATCAATTTGTAGACAACCTGTGTGTCAAATGTGCAGACTTCAGGCTTGAGTTGGTTTCAGTGGCTAACACTGGGCATTTTGTTCAAACATTTTCTGCATTTTGTGTATCAGGGGATTTCTTGAAGTGTCACAAGGGCACCAATTCAATGCAAGAAAAATGGGGAAACCACTTGAGTACAGATTGGTGATCAAAAAGGCTTTTTGAGGTTCCTGTGGCAAACTGTAGGCTCATTCACGGAGCCCGAATTgtgatgctggagcctattgacACACGGAAGTATTGGAGGCTTAACCCCACTGTTAAATCTCTCGGGATATGTACTATATACAACCcgaattccattgaagttgggacgttgtgttaaacaaataaaaacagaatccaatgatctgcaaatcatgtttcaacctatatttaattgaatacactacaaagacaagatatttaatgttcaaactgataaacctgattgtttttagaaaataatcattaatttaaaattttatggctgcaacacgttccaaaaaaagctgggacaggtgggaaaaaaagactgagaaagttgagcaatgctcatcaaacacctgtttggaaaatcccacaggtgagcaggctaattgggggcaggtgggtgccatgattgggtataaaaggagcgtccctgaattgctcagtcattcacaaagatggggcgaggttcacctctttgttaacaagtgcgtgggaaaatagtcgaacagtttaaggacaatgttcctcaacgtacaattgcaagcaaTTTAGGGATTCCAtcatatcaaaaggttcagatctGGAGaagtcactgcatgtaagcagcaaggccaaaaaccaacgttgaatgaccttcgatctctcaggcagcactgcatcaaaaaccaacatcaatgtgtaaaggatatcaccacgtgggctcaggaacacttcagaaaatgtcagtaaatacagttcagcggtacatctgtaagtgcaacttgaaactcttatgcaaagcaaaagccatttatcaacaacacccagaaaccccgccggcttctctgggcccgacctcatctaagatggactgatgcaaaggggaaaagtgttctgtgttccgacgagtccacatttcaaatcgttttttttttttttttttttttcagcaagacaatgccaaaccacattctgcacgtgttacaacagcgtggcttcgtaataaaagagtgcgagtactagactggcctgcctgcagtccagacctgtttcccattgaaaatgtgtggcgcattatgaagcgtaaaatatgacaacggagaccccggactgttgaacagctgaagctgtacatcaagcaagaatgggaaataattccaccttgaaagcttcaacaattagtgtcctcagttcccaaacgtttattgaatgttattaaaagaaaaggtgatgtaacacagtggtaaagatgaccctgtcccagtttttttggaacgtgttgcagccataaaattttaagttaattatttgctaaaaacaataaagtttatcagtttgaacattaaatatcttgtctttgtagtgtattcaattaaatataggttgaacatgatttgcaaatcattgtattctgtttttatttaacacaccgccccgacttcattggaattggagttgtagaTTGTACATATGAAAAGCATGTCCAAGTTCCTCACGTGCTGGAGGGAGATCTGGAACTGGGATACGCTACAGACAGATGGCAGTATCTAAAAATTGTTGCAGACCAAGGTATTCAAGTGAATAAAGGCAAGCTAACGCATCTCACAAGAGGTCAGGAATATCTTTTGCGGCAAGTGTGAACACACATTGTCAGTTCCATATTATGTCATGACTAGTTTGGCATGTTCTCTATAAATTGTCATAAATCTTCTACCTCACGAATTCTCAAACATTTGTGGTCTATGGACCAAAGCCCTCCCCTCATAATCCTATtgccaattaaacataataCAAGTATGCCTAAGTGccataggattttttttttattttatttattatttttttttctctttatttcttTAACATTTCAACTCCAATAATCATGACctgtttaaaagaaaagaactcAACCAAAGAACTCCCTCTTCTTTTcgtttcagcttgtcccgttgggggtcgccacagcatgtcatcattttccatgtaagctaatcttctccagtttcctctctaacaccaactgtccTCGTGTCTTCCCTTACTTCACCTACAGTATCGACCTTCTATTAGGTCTTCCTGTGCAGAAGTACCTGAAATGAAAGCACATGGCATCATGTAATTTTTGACAGTGAGATGTCACTATTCTTATCTATTGCTGGTATACTGTGCAACCCTAGTATAAAGTTGAAACAATGGCTGAGTTTCCAATGGGATGGGATGCCACTGGTCATAATAAaggcaaaaaacaaatgttcaggATTATTGAATGCAAAATGGTGTAGTGAACTGTGGAGagcctaactttttttttttttttttttttttttttcttttttttcccccccttctccTCCCTCTCCACCACCTTCTCATCCCATCTTCCCCGGTAGGCTGTAAAAACCTCATCTTGACCTTCTGAAACAAGAGACAGAGGAGCAAAAACCTGCCTCTTGGATTGGACGAGAGAAGACCTAAGCTTAACTACTCCCCCAGTGGACTTTgaggaggggggaggaggaagaagacgaCGTAGTCACTGCCATTACTACCCATAGTATGGGGCAAAAAGTCCCAGGTGGCATTAAAACTATTGATATGCGAGATCCAGCGTTCAGCCCCCTGAAGCTGGAGCTCCAGGCCTTGAATCACACCAAGCCTTCTCGACTAGACCTGCTGCTGGATATGCCGCCTGCCAGCGCGGACATCCAGGTCCAGCACTCGTGGAACAACGACGACCGCTCGCTTAATATCTTCGTCAAGGACGATAACAAGCTGGTTTTCCACAGGCACCCCGTGGCGCAAAGCACGGACGCCATCCGGGGCCATGTTGGCTATACAAGGGGACTGCATGTGTGGGAAATCAGCTGGGCCATGCGTCAGAGGGGCACACATGCTGTGGTCGGTGTGGCAACAAGTGACGCTCCACTACACTCTGTGGGCTACACTGCGCTGGTGGGAAGCAACAGTGAGTCCTGGGGTTGGGACCTGTGCAGGAGTAAACTCTACCATGACAGCAAGAATCATTCTGGAAAAACGTACCCGTCCTTCCTCGAGCCAGACGACACCTTCATCATACCGGACTCCCTCTTAGTTGTTTTGGACATGGACGAAGGGACTCTGGGTTACATTGTGGATGGCCATTACCTGGGGGTGGCCTTCAGAGGAATAAAGGGACGGAAGGTATACCCAGTGGTGAGCGCTGTGTGGGGACACTGTGAAATACGAATCCGGTACATAAACGGACTTGACCGTAAGTATAAGCTGCTGACATTtacattgatttgatttgttctGTGTATAGCTTTAAAGAACCTATAGTGTCCAGATGGACTATATTTCACAGGCAAGTTCTGTATTTTCTgcccaagaaaatgaaactggcagatGTTTCCGATAATATATATTCCAATAATAATGACTAATTGCCCTGTGTTTTGAAGCCCCTTTACAATGTCAAACGTGTGATGTCattgacagaactggagactATTTTGCCGCATAGTCTGTGGACAAAGAAATGTTCTGTATTATAAAGTACatggtaaatggagtgcacttatcATAGCAAGCCAGCTGCCAGGTCCACTGGGAgtaaattagggttcagtgtgtAGTCCAAGGACACTTCCACAGTGGACAGTCCGAACCAGGATTCGAACATGCGACCCTCCGGTCAATGTCGGGCGGAATTACCCCCCCACGTCCAAAATAACTTTtcaggggagggaaaaaaagccatCTTGCTTGAATTTCCAAACACCGTTTTGGTCAAGTTggtgatatacagtgggtacggaaagttttcagacccccttaaatttttcactctttgttatattgcagccatttgttaaaagttacttttttgagaatcatgaggtcaaaggaactgcctgaagaactcagagacagaattgtggcaaggcacagatctggccaatgttaaaataaataaataaataaattctgctgcacttaaggttcctaagagcagagtggcctccatcatcctgaaatggaagacgtttgggacaatcagaacccttcctagagctggccgtcggGCCAAACTGTGCAATtgtgggagaagagccttgctaagagaggtaaagaagaacccaaagatcagtgGCTGAgcccagagatgcagtcggaagatgggagaaagttctagaaagtcaaccatcactgcagccctccaccagtcggggatttatggcagagtggcccgacggaagcctcgcttcagtgcaagacacatggaagcccgcatggagtttgcttaaaaaaaaaaaaaaaaaaaaaaaaacacctgaagaactccaagatggtgagaaataagattctctggtctgatgagaccaagatagaaattgttgttgttgttaattctaagtggcatgtgtggagaaaaccaggcactgctcatcacctgtccaatacagtcccggcagtgaagcatggtggtggcagcatcatgctgtgggggtgtttttcagctggagGGAcaagacgactggttgcaatggaaggaaagatgaatgcggccaagtacgggaTATCCTGGAGGAAaagcttctccagagtgctcagaacctcagactgggccgaaggttcaccttccaacaagacaatggccctaaacacacagctaaaataccgaaggagtggcttcagaactaCTCTgtaactgtttttgaatggcccaaccagaaccctgacttaaacccaattgagcatctctggaaagaccagaaaatggctgcccgccactgttcaccatccaacctgacagaactcgAGGATCgccaaggaggaatggcagatgatccccaaatccatgtgaaaaacctgttgcatcattcccaaaaagactcatggctgtattagctcaaaagggtgcctctactaaatactgatcaaaaggtctgaatacccctgtcaatatggggtgctgggtgtacaCTAATGTGgaaaattttagcaaatggctgcaatataaaaaaagagtgaaaaatttaaaggggtctgaatactttccgtacccactgtacctgATGTTGCAACAGCTGTGGGCATCAAAGTGTACGGTCACACGATGGCACTGACCGTCCAGAAAGCCTTTGATACGTCACAAAACACTTGTAATAGATCATCTTcgcaaactctttttcaaagataAGCGACGCAATCAATACAAGCTGACTAAACCAATGTATATAATCGGAAATAAATCTGCACGCACTTCCATGGTTCATGGAGCTGGCTTCTGCGACGAAGCATTACAGTGattgattttaacaaaacaagcctactcaaatgtatcttaaTTTTTACTCGTCTAAAacaaacatccagactttcaatataggtgaCAGTTcgacaaaatgaggaaatagaCGGTTTTGCAACAATTCTAAGACATTTTGAGCATTCAAGAgcgttaatagatttgttcttaAGCTATTTTCATCACTTTAAATGGCTAatattgcataaaaataacagatgaagTTGGGACAGAGAAATGGTATCGATTTGTGAAGCAACAAAGAACACGTACTCATAGTAAAAGTAAATATCCTCATCCTCTGTCACTGACGTCAGTAGGCTCGCGCAGGTTTTAGCCTAAATGTgggtgggccaaaatctggctgaaaatcaaatatcgGGGGGGCTAAAATTACTACTTAGTCTacttttggggggattttttattttttttgtggacattGTTTTAAGTCCAGAATGATGAAATAAGTGCCACTGTTCATATTATTAGATGGGTCCTTTAATACAATTCAATGGGAGCTTTTGTATTTGCAGTTCAGAAATGGTCACACATTTGCTATTAATGGTGAGAAAGCAACAGCTGACTTGTCACTCATGTAATACCAAGCATGTGACTGGCACATAATCATGTATACGCACAATGACCAAAAatattggcatgctgactgcggCAGTGTCCACCAGGGCTGTTGCctttgaattaaatgttcagttCTTGACCATAAACAGTCTCCACAGGTGTAACTAAAACGCCCCCAATTTGCCATTGTTGTTACAgtgctgtctttttttaaatgacttcttCTGGTTGGCttaaatgcaatattttatgtttaatataTACTTAGTAGAGCATTTTCACGCAGTAATTGATGTGCCATTGCCAATACTTTTGGTGcagacacattttttatttttagatatattgatttaaatatGAATGGTACAATTCATCAGGctgtttgtaatgttttagTGGATGATGCTGTGTTTTAACTAATTTGTAAAACACGGCACATTCTTAAAGGGGACATTCTGCCAAACCAACCCACGTAACcaatgtaatattggctctgtggtgcctcagtaaacgtgaaatatgaattaaaatcatccacgcattcctgagttccagacatttgtctgctgagaggcctgaaatcaggtcatccaaatttctcgagcttatctgtGAAAGAAAgttctccgccttccctttccactcctaagccagcgctgtcaacaaacacacatggtCTCTCAAGTAGATcgtctacacggaggcaaccaatcagaggaaaggtcttagccaaatattgaCAAAgaggatacaaaactgggtcaaacagaagtagctgtcagaggggccttttctagATACAcgcatgacaaaaccaagattttattttatttattttttatattttttttttatgaaactgACAATTTTGTACTAAGTCCattttagagagtcactctatggagttGTAAAtaggcaaaatacgggacctttaaacaGATGcctgttttccttttttcctccccaGCTGAACCCCTTTCTCTGATGGACCTGTGTCGTCGTTCGGTGCGGGTGGCTCTAGGGAGAGAGCGTCTGAGTGAAATCCACAGACTGCCCTTGCCGGCCTTTCTCAAGAACTACCTGCTCTACCAATGACGGCACGTTCAAGTTCGATAGCACACCCCTCCCCTTCGCCCTCTCTCCTTTCCTCTTGTGCTTCTCTGGGATCTTTCTTGGGTTGAACTTGTTTGACAGCATTTCTGAAGCCTGTTGGGCAGTCTGGGTCTCAAAGATGTTTCAACAAGTATGCTTCTTTCATAGTGGCTGGACTCCTTTTTGAGATTCTTATCCTATTTTAATGACTTGTTCCAGTTGTACTCCACTTTAAAAGATATCAGGAATCACTGAGCTCTATGCACATGCTGATGGGGAAAATATGCCTTGACAGTCAAACCAATAGTGGTCAGTATCTCTCACGTAAAGCTCAAGACTCTTggtaaattattttatattttttgattccaataaataaacaatttgccAATGGATGTCAAGTGCAAAGTTGCAGTTATAAAatggccacaagatggcagcatttTCATGCATCATACAAGCAATAGCGTGAGACAAGCTCCAGTTCACCCAACGATCCGAGCGAGGATAAGCTATAGTATagaaaggatggatggaagctgtctttttaaaaaagaaattatttttaaatagatgCAGACATTTGTGGTTGCAACTGAACTGAGATGCTGACCACTCCAGTGAGACTGTTATGTAGCGAGACATTGACCCAGTATCTCCTGCTCACACTCAAGGCATCTGATAGAAACTACTGCATCAGCTGGAATCTTCTTAAATATGTCACTGTGATCATTTGTAGCATGTATCTTCAAGaaatgtttctctttgcaatcacattgttttttagTCTCTGTTTGGTTTCTTAGTGCCATTTTGGCTTGTATTGTTCTTAAATCAACTGTCACAACTTAGCTCACAAAGGAAAAACCAGATCGTTAAAGATGTCTGAATGGAACTGGCACATATCAGGGCACGTGTTTTGCTAAGTGGGAAAGCAGTTTGATTTGTGCATCAACAACACTGTAGACTTATGGCGCCATGATAGACAGAACGACAATCCACAAAGTGATGCGCTGTCGTACAATGTTCCGTGCTGCCAACATTTTCAAATGCCATAGAGTACAATCGCATCAGACCTGTTGATTCTGCTGTCTCTAAACTTCCAGCTCTGTGATCTTCTACAGTCAGCACTTCATGTGCCACAACTGTCTTTATCTTACTGcttgcattttatttgtacttcctGATGTagatttgtttgtatgtatctATTAAAGATTATTTCCCATTGAGCCGGGCATCATTTTCTTCATGctaaaaagatattttaaatGGAATAGTTGGACTACATGAGTGAATTTACAAGGTGCACATCATTACAGAATTGTGGTTTCACAAGTGTCATTAGCTACAATATGTGCTGGTGCAAAAAAGGCAACTTGTGGGGAAGGTGATGACTGACaaactactactttttttttgcctttatacaccaccataatatattataaattaaaaataatacaatataaataaaacagagatCTGATTGAAGTGCAGACTCTGGGgaaaatggaaggaaggaatgCTTTTTAATCCAGAatagacacacacattttcaaaagtgcTTGTTCAAagtgacatgattttttttttttttttttttggggggggggtatagGGTGGGGACACATGAAGTCTAACTATAATCTTTTGGGGCCTTATCCATTATGTTGAATTGTGTTATTTGATGAGAGAACATTTCTGAAGTGGGTAAATTATTCCTCATTTTCCTATAGATGTACATAAGAGTTATGGTAACAAGAGTTTGATACCTGACCTTAAGTATATGGTGGTAAAATACTATAAAATAGTTTGTGGATATTACTGTAGTTAAATTACAATGGTGAAAATTCacagaagtttaaaaaaaatagactcaAAGTTTATATATGTTGCAATGGAACGCCTCGTGCTAAAACAAATtccaaatgaaatgtatttggaTGCACATTGGAAGTATTTTGCTGGGCGGGGAACTGAAGATAAACTGTTTCTTTGCTGTTGTAGTATGTAGTAGTAATTTCACAGATAGTGGTTAAGTGTTTATATGAGTTTTACAAAGGCCTGAAATTAAACTGCATTGTACAGGATAGCAGGGATACAATAATTATGATTGGATGGAAGTGTCCCATCATCCAACGTACAAATAGCTGCACGTTTCATATTTGCTCACTTGGTGTCAGCAGCTCCGGTGTCTCTGTAACCAAGACCAAACCACCTTCCTCAATGTCACTGCTGAGAGTATTTTGTTCTCAGTACAAATGTTACAGCTGACCCACTTCTTGTTTTATTTCCCAACTAAGATCTCTGTTGTACTATTTGAATTTGTATGAGGAATATGAATCATCATTCGGTAACATAGGAGGCCTGTTTGGACGAACATACTAGTTGAACTGGTATCTTAAATTGGCATAAGACAAACAGTATTATACACACCTGCTGAACAGTGGTTTTAATAAATGATGCATATTTAGCAAGACTGAAGCCACAGCAAAGTTCATGCCTCTCACTGGGGAACACTACTTACCATAACCATATACCCTCACTTGCTCTTTATGGTCCATAGAGCAGAGCCAGTGTCACATTTCCACATAAATCCAAACCAGCAACACACTGTTGTTGTTCTCCCAGTCAGAAAGACCACATTGTTTTTCTTGCCTTGTTATCTCCTGTTATTCCCATTTCTTATCACAGCTGGAGTAGGCTAACTACAGGTGTACACCAAGTGTCTAGTAAACCTCCGCATGTGCACTTGCAGCAGGAGATAATGTACTATACAACTGAATAATAATGATGTGGGCTTTGCTGTTTTTCCTCAACGGCGGAACTTATGTATGCACTTCAAAACAAGTACTATTCACTCGATTCGTATATAGTTGTATGGTGTCTAGGTATTTCTGTGATATGTTGTGATGTATTAAATATTGTTATTTACGCCTTCCTATCCAAACCCAGATCTATTAGATTATTATTTcactgattttctttcttttatacgtattctattttgtttttggtttaaaGATACAAACTTGGCCAGgtcattgtaaatgagaactGATTCTCAACTGACCTGCCTGGTTTAGGCTTCATTcgtatttacatatatttgttcataaaaattatatacatgtatttaacttttgtccgaagacaccagccacaaagaaaacaaaattgagcaagttcggcttccaacaatcatgtaatcaaactgtaatgctcgttagcgtagcatgCACAGGAAGTCGGCTATcccgttttccgggtttggtcacgtgacgttctgCATCTAACggaatcttcttttcctttgggcttgtccctttaggggtcaccacagcgcgtcgtccttttccatgtaagcctatctcctgcatcctcctctcgaacaccaactgccctcatgtcttccctcacgacatccatccaccttctctttggtcttcctctagctctcttgcgtggcagctccatcctcatcatccttctaccaacatactcactatttctcctctggacgtgtccaaaccatcgaagtctgctctctctaactttgtccccaaaacattgaacctcggatgtccctctgatgagctcatttctaattttatccaacctgatcactctgagagcgaacctcaacatcttcatttccgccacctccagctctgcttcctgttgtctcttcagtgccagtgtctctaatccgtacatcatggctggcctcaccactattatataaactttgcccttcatcctagcagagactcgtctgttacataacacacctgacaccttcctccacccgttgccctggacggttgaccccaagtatttaaagtcctccacccttgctatctcgtctccctgtagcctcactcttcccccaccacccctctcattcatgcacatatattctgttgtacttcggctaatcttcattcctctgctttccagtgcatgcctccatctttcgaactgttcctccacctgctccctgctttcactgcagatcacaatgtcatctgcaaacatcatggtccacggggattccagtctaacctcatctgtcagcctatccatcaccactgcaaacaggaaggggctcagggctgatccctgatgcagtcccaccttaaAGTCGTCTGTCACAtttacagcacacctcaccactgttgtgccgccctcgtacatgtcctgtattattctaacatacttctgtgccactccagacttccacatgcagtaccacatttcctctctgggtactctgtctcgcaaatattcacttctgtcctgagtctagcctccactactctttcctataacttcattgtgtagctcatcaactttattcctctatagttgccacagctctgcacatcacctttgttcttaaaaaaacgaacagcacactttttcctccattcctcaggcatcttctcacgcgctagaattctattgaacaagctggtcagaAACTCCATaggcacctctcctagatgcttccatacctccacaggaatgtcatcaggaccaactgcctttccatttttcatcctctttaatgcctttctaacttcccccacTTCCTGgcccaccacacttgcctcttctactcccccttctctctcattttcctcattcatccactccttgaagtattctttccatctatctagcacacgactggcaccagtcaacatatttccatctcaatccttaatcaccccaacctgctgcacatccttcccatctctagccctctgtctggtcagcctgtatagatcctttactccttctttagtgtccaacctgccatacatgtcatcatatgcctcttgtttggcctttcccACCTCTACCTGTGCCCTGTGTTGCATcccaatgtattcctttcgcttctcctcggtcctctcagtgtcccacttcttcttagctaacctttttccttgtatgatttcctctaCTGTGAGGTTcgaccaccaagtctccttctctcctttcctgccagaagatacaccaagtactctcctgcctgcctgtctGTTCACCTTGGCTgaagtggtccagtcttctggaagcttctcctgtccactgagagccagtatcacctcttctcgaaaagctgcaccacactcgtcctgtctcagcttccaccacatggttctctgctctgcctttgtcttcctaatctttctccccaccacccgagccatcttacacaccaccatcctatgctgtctagccacactctcccctaccactaccttacagtcggtaacctccttcagatgacatcgtctgcacaagatgtaatccacctgcgtgcttcttccTACGCTCTTGTCGGTCACCCTATgtccctgcctcttctggaaaaaagtgttcactacagccatttgcatcctttttgcaaagtctaccaccatctgtccctccaagttcctttcctggatgccgtacttacccatcacttcttcatcacccctatttccgtcaccaacatgtccattacaatctgcaccaatcacgactctctctctgtctgggatgctctgaactacttcgtctagctccttccagaatttctctttcgcCGCTAGGTctcatcctacctgtggggcatagccactaatcacattatacataacaccctcaatttcaagtttcagcctcatcactcgatctgatactcttttcacctccaagacattcttagccaactctaaccccgactccatttctcttcccatctacaccatggtaaaataatttaaaccctgcccctaaatttatagccttactgcctttccacctggtctcc is a window encoding:
- the spsb1 gene encoding SPRY domain-containing SOCS box protein 1, with translation MGQKVPGGIKTIDMRDPAFSPLKLELQALNHTKPSRLDLLLDMPPASADIQVQHSWNNDDRSLNIFVKDDNKLVFHRHPVAQSTDAIRGHVGYTRGLHVWEISWAMRQRGTHAVVGVATSDAPLHSVGYTALVGSNSESWGWDLCRSKLYHDSKNHSGKTYPSFLEPDDTFIIPDSLLVVLDMDEGTLGYIVDGHYLGVAFRGIKGRKVYPVVSAVWGHCEIRIRYINGLDPEPLSLMDLCRRSVRVALGRERLSEIHRLPLPAFLKNYLLYQ